One window from the genome of Hydra vulgaris chromosome 02, alternate assembly HydraT2T_AEP encodes:
- the LOC136076922 gene encoding uncharacterized protein LOC136076922 produces the protein MVIGALDGRFVDVSNRSASRNNSKTSGIVKKTFHDFSGFSSESEMITDDSNDTCSEDDFKIGNASKKKTVKNMTLKIPKDIFSKTARTAIGMGISTNQATALISSFLCNAGGDIENVTLSHSSTHRNFDTIIRNDAGVLRANITSMVKTSGKPIIVHFDSKIIKDYTGSIDETKDRICVLIRHDNQSHLLGAPGLEHGSGEAQFTAIQNLLDSFDLGQFIHGVCFDTTASNTGYLKGACARLANFHGRPLLLLACRHHVGELHIKHFCNEVAVKKSVGPENQLFKSLKQNWHGIDANNEKMLLKFNHQNVKGTWLEKQALLALKTCKDLIDKNKLRNSQTFEKRKDYCELAELVVMFLEEDQTVRYKIHKTGAISHARFMAKALYYMKFNLLLPKIRQVLFLSDEIVKEINRMAEYISLFWASWFLTCEFSDSAAFEVKLNFLNIFILVS, from the exons ATGGTGATTGGAGCGTTGGACGGTCGGTTTGTAGATGTTAGTAATAGATCTGCATCAAGAAATAACTCTAAAACCTCTggtatagtaaaaaaaactttccatgaTTTCTCCGGATTTTCCTCTGAAAGTGAAATGATTACTGATGATTCTAATGATACATGTTCCGAAGATGATTTTAAGATTGGTAACGCATCAAAGAAGAAGACAGTTAAAAATATGACTCTAAAGATACcaaaagacattttttcaaaaactgccAGAACTGCTATTGGGATGGGAATATCTACTAACCAGGCAACAGCACTTATCTCTTCTTTTCTTTGCAATGCCGGTGGAGATATAGAAAATGTAACATTATCCCACAGCTCAACTCACAGGAATTTTGATACAATAATAAGAAATGATGCTGGTGTTCTTAGAGCAAACATAACCAGTATGGTTAAGACGAGCGGCAAACCCATCATTGTGCATTTTGATAGCaaaattatcaaagattatACGGGTAGCATAGATGAGACAAAAGACCGAATTTGTGTGCTTATAAGGCATGACAATCAGTCCCATCTGTTAGGCGCTCCAGGGTTGGAACACGGCAGTGGTGAGGCTCAGTTCACAGCAATTCAAAATCTATTAGATTCTTTTGATCTAGGGCAGTTCATCCACGGAGTTTGTTTTGATACCACTGCTTCAAACACTGGCTATTTAAAAGGAGCTTGTGCAAGATTAGCTAATTTTCATGGCCGACCATTGCTCTTGTTAGCCTGCCGCCATCATGTAGGAGAGCTccatataaaacacttttgcaaTGAAGTTGCAGTAAAAAAATCTGTTGGACCAGAGAATCAACTATTTAAATCTCTAAAGCAGAACTGGCATGGTATTGATGCAAACAACGAGAAGATGCTGTTGAAATTTAATCACCAGAATGTTAAGGGTACCTGGTTAGAGAAGCAGGCTCTATTGGCGCTAAAAACTTGCAAGGACCTGATagataaaaacaagttaagaaATAGTCAG acTTTTGAGAAGCGCAAAGATTATTGTGAACTGGCAGAGCTTGTAGTTATGTTCCTTGAAGAAGATCAAACAGTTAGGTATAAAATTCACAAAACCGGAGCTATTTCACACGCCAGGTTCATGGCAAAGGCATTGTACTATATGAAGTTCAATTTGCTTCTCCCTAAGATCAGACAGGTTCTTTTTCTGAGTGATGAAATTGTCAAAGAGATCAACAGAATGGCTGAATACATTTCTCTTTTCTGGGCATCGTGGTTTTTGACCTGCGAGTTTTCTGATTCTGCAGCTTTTgaagtaaaacttaatttcctaaatatttttatattagtctcataa
- the LOC100200738 gene encoding zinc metalloproteinase nas-4 isoform X3, translating into MRKCSLLTLFLSILVSSLSYRLYDQVTDKDLNVIYQNLNEIFNELKDSSYEASPLKRFSKSYNSNQNNRDIIEPIGEDNEIEKVSKIPQNGELFEEDIIMDARLRNAVNNQFLNKKSAIVSEDVKWDNGVLPYVIDESFKPCAYNLLMEAIEEFKKRTCIKLIPRTNESDYVIYTSEEDTCSSHIGRQGGPQKIFIGESCCVLGTVEHETMHSLGFIHEHSRPDRDDFIKVEFANIKEEDFVNFEKYNFAQVNDENVDYNFNSVMHYRGDAFTKNGKNTIVPRYPEPSDNFQFGQRVKFSEGDITQIVRFYNCRVTKESYSGLFHDYSGYKFEKEKKRRDSVNRSRNELLKKLYSFQNLSI; encoded by the exons atCTAAATGTGatctatcaaaatttaaatgaaatttttaatgaattaaaagattcaTCTTATGAAGCTTCACCTTTGAAACGCTTTTCAAAAAGTtacaattcaaatcaaaataaCAGAGATATTATCGAACCAATCGGTGAGGATAATGAgattgaaaaagtttcaaaaattccTCAAAATGGTGAACTCTTTGAGGAAGACATTATCATGGATGCAAGGCTGAGAAATGCTGtgaataatcaatttttaaataaaaaatcagctATTGTATCAGAAGATGTAAAGTGGGATAATGGTGTACTACCATATGTTATTGATGAATCATTCA AACCATGTGCATATAATCTGCTAATGGAAGCCAttgaagagtttaaaaaaagaacctGTATAAAACTTATTCCACGAACTAATGAATCTGATTATGTAATTTATACATCTGAAGAAGATAC GTGTTCATCTCATATTGGTAGACAAGGAGGTcctcaaaagatttttattggtGAAAGTTGTTGTGTCCTTGGCACTGTTGAACATGAAACTATGCACTCACTTGGATTTATTCATGAGCACTCAAGGCCAGATAGAgatgattttattaaagttgaGTTTGCTAATATAAAGGAAG AGGACTTTGTCAACTTTGAAAAGTACAATTTTGCGCAAGTTAATGACGAAAATGTAGATTACAACTTTAAT agtGTTATGCATTACCGAGGTGACGCATTTACAAAAAACGGAAAAAACACCATTGTACCCAGGTATCCTGAACCCAGTGATAATTTTCAATTTGGTCAACGAGTGAAGTTTAGCGAAGGTGACATTACACAGATTGTTCGTTTTTATAATTGCCGCGTTACTAAAGAATCATACTCCGGTTTGTTTCACGATTATTCTggttataaatttgaaaaagaaaaaaagcgcCGGGACTCGGTTAATAGGTCCagaaatgaacttttaaaaaagttatactcgTTCCAAAATTTATCAATCTAG